Within Brachyhypopomus gauderio isolate BG-103 chromosome 4, BGAUD_0.2, whole genome shotgun sequence, the genomic segment CGTGCAATTTGTGGTCACATTTCACATTCCatgtctttttttccaaatGCACAAGTTGATGTTTAAGCAGTGACCAGAATATTGAGACTCCCGCTCGGAGGTCCGCTTCCAGCAGACCTTCATTTATCATTTATTCTATTTCTTTGTCATTTTACACAATTAACAATGCAAAGATGGAATACCTCAGTGTACATCAATATTCACCGATgactgaactctctctctctgtgtacacACCAACTACTTATTGGTTTGTTGTACTAATATTAGAGAAATGAAGCAAATTAGCTAAGtggttcagatttgttgtagaTCGATATAGAACTGTAACTCAATGAATAATCCTGATAAAGGAGAATGACCCACTATTAGGTAGGAAATGAACTCTGAAAAATGTGGGGGATGGGTGTCGGGAGGGGCGGGTGGGGGTCTCTGGCAGTCTTGTGATATTTGGGTGGGGTTGCAAAAcatatctaaaaaaaaaaaaaaacaaagcccTTCAGACCTGATGGACTTGTTTTGAATTCTTTAGCTTCTGAGAGGCATCGCATACCATAGCTTGAAAATACAGTCTAGAACAAACAGAGGAAGTGATGTAAGGAGTTCTGCTCTTTATCAGGCCTTCCCAGTCGTCACCTGCTGAACTAATTACACCCCCCTCTTGAGTGAGCTCCTCTCCCGGAGCACAGGGGCATTGTGGGAAGGGCCCTGATCATCTGTGTGCCTCTCACATACAGCAGCAGCTAAACTGCAGCTCAGCGGGAGTTCGCGTCACTCTTGAACTCAAATGAGTAGTGTTGTGTTTACAAAAAAGCAACAAGTTACCATGTTAATGTGAGTTCATAGTGTAGGGAGTGCAGTACACGTTCTTCAACAAAATGTTGTGCTCACTTGAAGATGACAGATCCTGCTGCCGGTTTAATCTTACACTTTATTTTAATGTCTTCTGAGAGATTAGTTGCTCAACATTCATTGTTTCTGTTAGAGCACTCATACGAGACATTCTTATTGTAAACGTCTTGTATTTGCAACTTGTAAACATAGCACCAAGTGTCATAAAGGAGAATTAAGCAACTGATCATTGCTTTTTGCTCTTTTCTTTTGAATTAATGTAATTCTACGACTGTACAAATGAGATGTCCCATGGTGTTAAGATACAAAGGCTTACTGTGGTGCCAGGGCTGTGGACATGTCCTCCTGCTCCACTATGACCAGGGGCAGTGTGCAGGTGTCCAGCTGTCCACCTGAGACGCTGTTCATGTGGTCGATTGCCAGCCCAAAGCCAGATCAACGTGAGAGAAACACTCACACTTTTGCAAATGTAAGCACTCAGACCTTCAGGGGTGCACCTTAATATTACCTGCTAGTTTGCATACTTTAATATTTCACATTAATAAACATTAACTTTTAAATATAAGAAGgacaaaacatacaaaagacCTTTTGGCAGTGGAATTTTCTTTAGCTTCCATATTCCAAAGGTTCTCAAATTCTGTATAAATgttaaaattaaatattaattcattaaatattTTCAAGACGAAGACGCAATGAATATAGTCTGTACAGCTATGATTGATACAGCATGTAAGAGAGTTCATGGTGAATGAGACCTGAAGCACTCAGGTAGGAAGCTCAGTCTGCGTAAATTTGGACTGCGCTTTGTTGCCCTCTAGTGGCGCATAAAATGATTCACATATTATAACATACAGTATTAAATCAGCTCACATAACCACCTACGTCTGCTTTTAAGAATCTTATTAAAGGGTGCTCTCAGTTTGACACATATGGCAAGATATTTCACAATGGTCTTTAATTTGTTAAATGTCCACATAAAAAGTTTATGCATTTCACAATGTTTCTGTTTTGAAAATTGAAGTATAACTAAGTTCTATTATTACCAGTAAACACAACCTGGGACCAACTGACTGTGGCCAGCACTGAATTCACAGAGCTTCGACACCTCATCTGTCTGTCCGATGTTCACGGGAGGGTCTTCAAAGCACAACACACATGGAGAAAAGAGACTCGCCTCATCACTGCCAGGTCTTACCTCACCAATGAAGACAACAACAGGAGTTTTAGTCTGAGCCGCTTCAGACAGCAGCCCAAAATCCTTTTGAAATGAGGTAAATATTTGTGTTCAACATCAATCTGTAAATACCGTAAACAAGGTCAACCACTGAAAGTAGACTCAAAAGAAGATTGCAgattaatagtaataataataataataataataataataacttaatgGCATGAAGTGAGTGGCCATGCATAGGTGGCAGATCTAAAATTCAATAAAACTCAATAAAACTGAAAAACAaaagtaaaacaaaaacaaacaaacaaaccaaaaatacTATAccaattttaataataataaaagtgcTAAAGAACCACAGGCACGAAGACAGCCGAGGAAGCGAGTGGAGAAGTTAGAGTGGGCGGAGCTGGCGGGGGGACAGGGACCCTGCCACTGGCACAGACAGAACCACGGGGCGAGCATGCATGCGCAGAACCACAGGGGCAACACCAGCAGCACCTACTACACGGCACCACCATACCCACACGAGACACGGCCACTAcgtccagagagagagacaggcaccAGGCGAGAGAGAGACGGGACACAGCCAAAGAccgagggaggaggagaggaggggcggaggagaggaggggagaagggAGTGttgagcacacacactgcagggtggGGAGGGCGCGAGGCGGCGCTGCATGACTGGGAAGCGCTTACCCGGCCGCCAGCCACGCACGCCTGCAACCTGCCTGCCTGAAAGTTCTCCCCCTCACAGCAACACAGCGGGTCTGACCCCGCCCCTCAAATCTCCTGATGCTTCTGGGATCATTTaaagttaataaaaaaataaaagaataataataatggaaaaaatacattttcaaggATTTGAGATTTGCGTGAACAGGAGTAGCTACCGTGATGCCACGACTACACGTGCCCCTCGCAGTTCTGCGTCTGCCTGTGACGTCAGCAGGTCATAACTAAGGGGTCTGTTGTCACGGCGAGCAGTTAGCGCACGAGAGGTTAAAGGTCTAGGTCCGTAGGAGAAAGCGAGCTCCGCAAAGCAGCAGCAAACGTGTCGTCggaaaaacagacacacagacgaaGCGCAGACGAAACGGTCCAGTGGAGTTAGTTAGTTCGCCTCTTGATGTGGACGTTTGAGAGTTTGTGTTTAGACTGGAAGGGCCTGTCAGGCAGGCCTCAGGTAGGCCTGTCAGGTCTCAGGTAGGTCTCATGTAGGCCTCAGTTAGGTCTCAGGTAGGTCTCATGTAGGCCTCAGTTAGGCCTCACACCTCTGACTAGAGTGTAAAGAGGAAGATGTTTCACGCACGGATGCTTGCCCCGCCCCCGCCTGTGCCAGCCAAATGCTTTTAGGGATCtgcaaagaaaaaaacaaaacaaaacaaaacaacaacaaaaaagcaaagaaacgacaaaagaaaaacaaaacaaacaaacaaacaaacaaaaaaaaatcacacaatGTTAGAAATGTGACTTAAGAACTGTATCCCATGACAATCCATCACAATCACTGTTTTCCCCGAGTAACTGGCGTGGCCCTTGGGCGCGGGTGCATGAGAGACAGCAGTCAGTAGAGTGCAGACACAGCAGCGGAGtgcagagaacacacactcccTAGGAGTAGCAACAGAAAACTAACGATGACGCAGGGGTGCCTTTAGCGGTCTACGTATGCAGTTAAGCATGAGTCACAGTTACTGTtgtcttaagcctggtttatactttcgcgagcgaccgtagcgcgcggctccgcccacctcgcgcgaccctgcgcgagcggtgtaggcgtttatactttcgcgaacgtcgcgagcgtcgctgcagtgttctccgaattattaaaagcgaattatttcgaatcatttcgagtatatgtattaatatttaacttaattatgtttatcgtgctggaaaatattgaaatggaccttgaaagtgccgtacaagtttTAATTTaaggtgctttaattccaccttgtttaggtgtatgaaccctgcaaacatgacttcgtcgatcgcgctgaagcgcggcgcgcgcgcgaagttacaaaattcgagaggtgcacggccctcgcgcacgggcggagcctcagcgattacgtcattttcgccgcgcggaccctcaagTCAAGTAtggtcaagtataaaccaggctttagggCGAAACCcacgggggggatgggggggttaCGGCGTGTCTGCACGAGCATGCTGAAACAGCTGCAGCCACTTCACCGCTGATATCCAGAAAATCACCAAATGTGCTTTGTTCTGTAGCCGCAGTCCCATGACAATCTGGATTCAACagctttgtttttttaattttttgtttttgttttgtttttttttttgtcatttactGCACCTACCATGCTAACCAAAGCTAAGAACCGCATGCATTCTGTTGGTTTAGCATCGTTTGTGCCCTCACTGAGGGATAATCTCGTAAGCACATGCAGCGTGGAAGACGTCAGAAGCGTTCTAACTACTTAAGCTGGACCTCTCGGTGCTGTTACGGGTCAGGTACCAGGGAGAAGGTTCTGGACAGCAGTGAATGTGAAGCTAAGTCAATCTAAATCTCTCACAAGCATGCAAGAATTACAGTAGCTATGTTATTTCTTATTTTACACTTTTCTTATTTCTTATTTTACACACATGTAAGAGTTAGGGGAGTTCTTGTATATTGATTAATGAAAGAAATACATGTAAAGAAGTACCTGAGTGAACTTTAGGCTATGCCCTCCGTCTTCCACGGATCATATTTACAGCCATGTCATTTTAGACTTTAAAACATTGGTTTAGAAACACAGTTTAACCTTGATAAAAAATCTGAATGAAAAACGAACAAACCAACAAAAGTCTATATTGTTTCATTTCAGGCCTGCCCGTTCGGACGGACGCCTCATCTGTTTTTAGGTTGCGAAGACCTAGAACTGTCAGTCTCAGCGTTTGGTCGGACCATATATTTTTTGAGAATTCCACTCTTTACCAAAGAGCAACTCATCCCTAGCTATTCCAGCTAGACTGTGGACAAAAACACAAAGTTGAAACATTTCATACCAAACAAGCACAATACTCAAAGCTTTGACATGAATTCGAGAGTAAGCAGCTTTTTCTACCTGTGGCTAAAGGACACTGGAGCACAGACCCTCCTGCACGTCTCCTCCTTTCAcacacaaaatgttttttttcctcttcacaCAGAGGGGTACAGAAGAAGAAGTAAAGAAAGTAGCTTAGAAAAGCAGACACAACTCGCCCGCTACGCTACATGGGGTCTCACGCATGGAAACAACCACCACGTCCTCTCCCACAGGACAGAGGTGGCATCAGGAGTTCCTCACATGGACATATGGAACTCGGGGTCCTTCCAAGCTCCCTCGTTCAAGTTCTCTTAGGAAGAGAGAATAACCACAATCAGGCCTAGAGTGAACGAATCCCGCCTTGTCCCGCTCGCACTGGAGCAGGGGGCAAGTGGGCGTTGGcggggaggttggggggggtggCTCAGGGCTGcgtgaggtggggggtgggttcACTCTAGACGGGCAGCAGGGTTAAATGTAGGTCATGGCACCTTTGGCACTGGCGTCGAGGCAGAGCTTGATGTAGGACGTGGGCACGTATCCTTCCTCATCCTCGTTGCGGCGCACGCGCGTCCAGCCGTCGCCCTTGTCCTCCTCGATCACGTAGAGCATCTCGCCCTCCGCCATGGAAATGGTGCCCTCGTTTTGgcctggaggagagggaggagaaacaAAGATGGGAGAGGAGATACAGGCACTGCTGCTGCAACGGCTCACGCAGACAAAACACAACCCGCCAGCACAGAACACACTGAAGCAGCAACCGCACACCGGTGGCCGCACACCAGCCAACTCACTGCTTTTATTTATAGTCAGCTGCACTAGCGTTTGGAGCGAAACTGCTTCTTTGGCCGATTGTTAAAGTTGCTTATTTCTGTTTTTACTTGATCTCCTCTCACTGGCTAGGCCTAGCGGGCTTCTACTTGTGACCTTTACCACATGACATTTTCATTCTGCCCTTCACACGGTTGTCATTGGACAGCAGGTTGCCCAGCGAGGCAGAGCCCAGTTAGCCTACGCTGTTCTCACTCCGGCAGCTGCGGTGCTgtcaggatttgaacctgcgatCTCCCGACAGCAGGGAAGAACGCGAGAACGTGGCACAGGAAGCGTTCTAACAGCGCAGCACTTCAGTGATGAAAAGCCTATCTAATTAATCCTTGAAATTAATCGACAAAAGATATTGAAGATATGGGTCTTCCCATGCTACCTTCAAAAGGGTAGAGCGCTTTACACGTTCCTATGGTGGGTAAAGGGTCTTCCTCGTCAAACTCGTCGTCGAACTCGGTGCTACGCGACTTGAATTGCACGGTCTCGGTGCTGGGGTCTTCCGTGTAGCTGCCGTCCGGACTGGGCACAGAACACATATAATACGTACAAGAGGCCAAATGAATACAGCGAAGGTGCAGGTGAACAGAAGGTGGACTGTCTGTCGTGGCTCCGGGAGTACCTCTCTCTGTTCTGGGCACAGCTGTTGCCCACCAGCGCGTTGCCCTGCGAATCAAAAGGGGCGCTCTGTCTGCGCTGGGAGCCGCTAGACTCCAGGAGCTTCCTCTCCACGTCTGTCAGCCAGCCCTGGGAGGAGGAGCGGGAAGGGCACGGAGGTCTCAGTTCAGCCTCGCTAACACAGCCCTTGCTAACACAATCCTTAGTACCACAGCCCTCGCTAGTACAACACTCGCTAGTACAACACTCGCTAACACAACCCTCGCTAGCACAACACTTGCTAGCACAACACTTGGTAACACAACACTCGGTAACACAACACTCGCTAGCACAACCCTCACTAACAACACTTACTAGCACAACCCTCACTAACAACACTCGCTAACACAATCCTcactaacacaacacacactaaaAAGACTTGATAACACAACCCTCACTACCACAACTCTCACTAACACAACCCTCACTAACATAACACTCATTAACACAACACTCACTACCACAACACTTGCTAGCACAGCTCTCGCTACCACAACCCTCACTAACAACACTTGCTAACACAACCCTCACTAACACAACCCTCACTAAAAACACTTGCTAACACAACCCTCACTAAAAACATTTGCTAACACAACCCTTACTAACACAACACTCACTAACAACACTCGCTAACACAACACTCACTAAAAAGACTCGCTAACACAACACTCACTAAAAAGACTCGGTAACACAACCCTCACTACCACAACTCTCACTTAAAAGACTCGGTAACACAACCCTCACTAACACAACACTCATTAACACAACACTCACTACCACAACACTTGCTAGCACAGCTCTCGCTACCACAACCCTCACTAACAACACTCGCTAACACAACTCTCACTAACACAGCCCTCACTAACACAACCCTCACTAACAACACTCGCTAACACAAGCCTCACTAACACAACACTCAATAAAAATACTCAGTAACACAACCCTCACTACCACAACTCTCACTAACACAACCCTCACTAATACATCACTCATTAACACAACACTCACTACCACAACACTTGCTAGCACAGCTCTCGCTACCACAGCCCTCACTAACAACACTCGCTAACAcaacactcactaacacaaCCCTCACTAACAACACTCTAACACAACCCTCACTAACACAACACTCACTAAAAACACTCGCTAACACAACCCTCACTACCACAACACTCACTAACAACACTCGCTAACACAACCTTCACTAACACAACCCTATCTAACACAACCTACAATAAAACAATACTTGCTAGCACAGCTTTCGCTACACCACACTCGCTAACACAACACTCGCTAGCACAACCCTCGCTAATACAACACTCACCAACACAACCCCTCGCTAACACATCCAGGCTATGTCCGATCATGGGTAAATCCTGTACTTTAAGTCTGTACTTTAGTGGTTGTATATTGTATATTGAGCAACGGCATTGTGGAGCGGTGCTGAGGTGTTCCCATGGTTGAAGAAGCCTCACCTCATATTTGTGTGCCTCCAGCTGAAACTTCTCGATGCTCTGACGCACCTCTTCCAAGCGCGGGTCCACGCTGTTGGGGTCGCCCATGTGAGGGTTCTTAATGTAAACGTCTTTCATTTTAGTCAGGGCATccctgaggagagagaaagagaagcacATAACAGACCAGTGCTGAAACTACAGCATTTTCATGGTGACtccagcagagtgtgtgtgtgtgtgtgtgtgtgtgtgtgtgtgtacctctgatCCATCTCTTTCTGGATCTCCTTGCTGATGTCATTAAGCTTGGCCTGCAATTTCTTCCTCCTCTGTTCTGGGGGTAAATGACTGTAATCCTCCTGGACTgttccctgacacacacacacacacacacacacgcacaatcatgcacatgtacacaaatatgcacacacgtgtacacatgcAATATttgcacacacatttgcacaaaAAAAGTTTATGaaaagtgaaaaacgtgaagaTGAGAAGATTTGCTTATTCCCAGTTCACGGCAGTACGGTGCTCTGAAAGGAGCAGGTGGCGTAGACATGGTGCTAACAGGCTGCACTACATTTAGCTCTGTCTCTAATGCAGCCTGTCAAACACTTTCCGCCCTTGTCTGCTCACACTTGAATACTTGTACACACTTGAATAttcagcaaacacaccagcagtTTGTGTGCCACATCAGGTCAGACAGAGCATTCTGTTGTGCTGCTAATAATCCCTGAAAAGCAGTGGAGTGTGAGGAGAAGATGTagatagaggagatggagaagatggagacggagaagatggagatggtgaagatggattagatggaggaggtggagatggagaagatggaggagctggagatggagaaggtggaggagatggagaaggagaagatggagatggtgaagatGGATTAGATGAAGGAGGTGGAGCTGGagaagatgatggagaaggtggagatggTAAAGGAGATGAagaagatggaggaggtggagatggagaagatggaggagatggagaaggtggagatggTAAAGGAGATGAAGAAGATGGAGGaaatggaggaggtggagatggagagtgGGATAATAGCAGAAGTGATGCACTTACCAGCTTGAGCGACAGCTGGGACAAAAGACCAGGAACAGaacaggagacagagagaggacagtTTCCATCAGATTacaggacagagaggacagtTTCCATCAGatcagagaacagagagaggacaGTTTCCATCAGATTacaggacagagaggacagtTTCCATCAGATTacaggacagagaggacacttTCCATTAGAtcagggacagagacaggacaGTTTCCATCAGatcagggacagagagaggacagtTTCCATCAGattacaggacagagagaggacagtTTCCATCAGATCAGAGGTCAGAGAGAGGACAGTTTCCATCAGatcagggacagagagaggacagtTTCCATCAGATCaaaggacagagaggacacttTCCATTAGAtcagggacagagacaggacaGTTTCCATCAGatcagaggacagagagaggacagtTTCCCTGAGATCAGCCCCTTCACACAGCAAGACCAGCAGCTTACATGAATAACATGAACAATGTGAAAGGTACTGTATAAAAATGTCTTTGTTATTATTACTGGCAATAatactaacaataataataatactaaatgtatttatttattggtcTAACAGAGCAAACAAAACcgcatttaataaaaaaaataagcaATAATAAATGTgctctctccatttctgaagCTACACTTCCCATGATGCTCAGCGTGACTCTTACCCCGCGCTTGAGGCTCCTCAGGCACTGGATCTTGTGTCTGGAACTCATGAAGTCATTCAGACGCTGGCTCAGGGGCTCCTTGGGTTGCTGTGGCGACTGGGGGCCGTTGGCCAGACCTTCGGGCGAGGGCGACgtgggaggagggggcgggggttGACGGGGCGACGCCAGCAACGACATGAGCTACACAGAGCACGTGGAggaatggagggatggagggagagtgaaggagagaggtgaggacacagacagacagctgagGAAAACACAGATCTGTGGCCCTGTGGCCATGTTTTAAAACAGACCACGGGCAAGAGTGAACTGTTGAGGTGTAGAAAAAGAACCCTGAGGTAGGCTGACTGAACATGGGCAGGCGTGTTAACTGAACACAGACAGACGTGTTAACTGAACAGACAGGCGTGTTGACTGAACACAGAAAGATGTGTTGACTGAAGACAGACAAACGTGTTGACTGAACATGGGCAGCCATGTTGACTGAACATGGGCAGCCATGTTGACTGAACACAGTCAGACGTGTTGACTGAAGACAGACAGGCGTGTTAACTGAACACTGTAAGACGTGTTGACCAAACACAGAAAGACATGTTGACTGAACACAGACAGACGTGTTGACTGAACATGGGCAGCCATGTTGACTAAACACAGTCAAATGTGTTGACTGAAGACAGACAGGCGTGTTAACTGAACACAGACAGGCGTGTTGCCGAACACAGACAGGCGTGTTGACTGTACACAGGGAGGTGTGTTGACTGAACATGGCCAAGTGTGTTGACTGAACATGGGCAGGCGTGTTGATTGAACACGGGCAGCCGTGTTGACTGAACACAGAAAGACGTGTTGACTGAAGACAGGTGTGTTGACTGAACTTGGGCAGGCGTGTTGACTGAACACAGACAGACGTGTTGAATGAACATGGGCAGCCATGTTGACTGAACACTAGGGGTGTCACGAGATCTCACAAGATGTAACTCAGCGATATTTCTCGTcgcgttaaaaatctgtctcgcgggatttgtgatccagcaagcagccagaatgacgttggaaaatacaggtattactattgaagatgcactttcaaatcgtttgtttggcagcattgtGGGTACCCagtggaaatgataaatggctaAAAGAGATAAATAAATGGCGGAAATGATaaaagagagtgactgataagacatggaccatatgcaaacattgtatgaaaataaaggtatggttaacgacggaccagagttacgaccgacttttttttttatttcgcgcggtgctcggaggagcagtggcagcacagtggagtgttgtgtacgataagctgaggcagcgtagcctccaccgcagcacaTCTCAGCAACGCAATCGCTCTTTCTCATGCTGTACGCAcaagaacattgttcgtttttttctttactgtatttacgattTAGCGTATCAAAATCTAGAGTCACGCTTAACGACTGACTTTTCAGTCACtaaccccgtcgttaagcggagactcactgtaatattgtttgcgaTTGAAAAAaggataaatatttaattttatttattttattttatcttttatgaaattttattttaatttcaatttgtagaggaagaggtttattaaaagttcatgcttacatcatgcatgttaagagttataataaaacatttcaaaatgcatgtgtaagttaaataaaagtctgttgtccagtcatataatttgtcattttagtgttcttaaaatctcatCTCGTCTCGTTCTTGTGAactatcgtcacacccctactgAACACAGAAAGACATGTTGACCGAACACAGAAAGACGTGTTGACTGAAGACAGAAAGACGTGTTGACTGAACACAGACAGGTGTGTTGACTGAAAAGACAGGCGTGTTGACCGAACACAGACAGGCGTGTTGACTGAAAACAGACAGGGATGTTGACCAAACACAGAAAGACGAGTTGACTGAAGACAGACAGGTGTGCTGACTGAACACAGGCAGGCGTGTTGAAGAAGAGCTGTATGTTTCTGTTTGcggtctggtaaaaaaaaactacTCTGGCTCCTCGGTTTCTGTCTGCCTCATGTTTTCACTTTTACTTGTTTTTAATATCCACCTGGTCCACCAATGCGGTGTAGG encodes:
- the fnbp1a gene encoding formin-binding protein 1a isoform X8 produces the protein MSYAKQMRNLSKKYQPKKNSREEDEYKYTSCRAFLMTLNELNDYAGQHEVIAENLSTQIISELTRYIQELKAERKAHFHDGRRAQQHIENSWKQLESSKRRFERDCKEADRAQHYFDKMDADINVTKADVEKRCSLKAKQQAQIRHQIADDSKNEYLSYLQKFNKDQHEHYYTLIPHIFQRIQEMEERRIERVGGSMRIYAEAERKVLPIVTKCLDGMTKAAESIEPKMDTKQVVETYKSGFEPPGDVEFEDYSVSMKRAVSESSFLNARGESRRRSRSKLWPLIKRNKLMSLLASPRQPPPPPPTSPSPEGLANGPQSPQQPKEPLSQRLNDFMSSRHKIQCLRSLKRGLSLKLGTVQEDYSHLPPEQRRKKLQAKLNDISKEIQKEMDQRDALTKMKDVYIKNPHMGDPNSVDPRLEEVRQSIEKFQLEAHKYEGWLTDVERKLLESSGSQRRQSAPFDSQGNALVGNSCAQNRESPDGSYTEDPSTETVQFKSRSTEFDDEFDEEDPLPTIGTCKALYPFEGQNEGTISMAEGEMLYVIEEDKGDGWTRVRRNEDEEGYVPTSYIKLCLDASAKGAMTYI
- the fnbp1a gene encoding formin-binding protein 1a isoform X4, with the translated sequence MSYAKQMRNLSKKYQPKKNSREEDEYKYTSCRAFLMTLNELNDYAGQHEVIAENLSTQIISELTRYIQELKAERKAHFHDGRRAQQHIENSWKQLESSKRRFERDCKEADRAQHYFDKMDADINVTKADVEKRCSLKAKQQAQIRHQIADDSKNEYLSYLQKFNKDQHEHYYTLIPHIFQRIQEMEERRIERVGGSMRIYAEAERKVLPIVTKCLDGMTKAAESIEPKMDTKQVVETYKSGFEPPGDVEFEDYSVSMKRAVSESSFLNARGESRRRSRSKLWPLIKRNKLMSLLASPRQPPPPPPTSPSPEGLANGPQSPQQPKEPLSQRLNDFMSSRHKIQCLRSLKRGGTVQEDYSHLPPEQRRKKLQAKLNDISKEIQKEMDQRDALTKMKDVYIKNPHMGDPNSVDPRLEEVRQSIEKFQLEAHKYEGWLTDVERKLLESSGSQRRQSAPFDSQGNALVGNSCAQNRERCSVPSPDGSYTEDPSTETVQFKSRSTEFDDEFDEEDPLPTIGTCKALYPFEGQNEGTISMAEGEMLYVIEEDKGDGWTRVRRNEDEEGYVPTSYIKLCLDASAKENLNEGAWKDPEFHMSM
- the fnbp1a gene encoding formin-binding protein 1a isoform X9, with product MSYAKQMRNLSKKYQPKKNSREEDEYKYTSCRAFLMTLNELNDYAGQHEVIAENLSTQIISELTRYIQELKAERKAHFHDGRRAQQHIENSWKQLESSKRRFERDCKEADRAQHYFDKMDADINVTKADVEKRCSLKAKQQAQIRHQIADDSKNEYLSYLQKFNKDQHEHYYTLIPHIFQRIQEMEERRIERVGGSMRIYAEAERKVLPIVTKCLDGMTKAAESIEPKMDTKQVVETYKSGFEPPGDVEFEDYSVSMKRAVSESSFLNARGESRRRSRSKLWPLIKRNKLMSLLASPRQPPPPPPTSPSPEGLANGPQSPQQPKEPLSQRLNDFMSSRHKIQCLRSLKRGGTVQEDYSHLPPEQRRKKLQAKLNDISKEIQKEMDQRDALTKMKDVYIKNPHMGDPNSVDPRLEEVRQSIEKFQLEAHKYEGWLTDVERKLLESSGSQRRQSAPFDSQGNALVGNSCAQNRESPDGSYTEDPSTETVQFKSRSTEFDDEFDEEDPLPTIGTCKALYPFEGQNEGTISMAEGEMLYVIEEDKGDGWTRVRRNEDEEGYVPTSYIKLCLDASAKGAMTYI
- the fnbp1a gene encoding formin-binding protein 1a isoform X1, encoding MSYAKQMRNLSKKYQPKKNSREEDEYKYTSCRAFLMTLNELNDYAGQHEVIAENLSTQIISELTRYIQELKAERKAHFHDGRRAQQHIENSWKQLESSKRRFERDCKEADRAQHYFDKMDADINVTKADVEKRCSLKAKQQAQIRHQIADDSKNEYLSYLQKFNKDQHEHYYTLIPHIFQRIQEMEERRIERVGGSMRIYAEAERKVLPIVTKCLDGMTKAAESIEPKMDTKQVVETYKSGFEPPGDVEFEDYSVSMKRAVSESSFLNARGESRRRSRSKLWPLIKRNKLMSLLASPRQPPPPPPTSPSPEGLANGPQSPQQPKEPLSQRLNDFMSSRHKIQCLRSLKRGLSLKLGTVQEDYSHLPPEQRRKKLQAKLNDISKEIQKEMDQRDALTKMKDVYIKNPHMGDPNSVDPRLEEVRQSIEKFQLEAHKYEGWLTDVERKLLESSGSQRRQSAPFDSQGNALVGNSCAQNRERCSVPSPDGSYTEDPSTETVQFKSRSTEFDDEFDEEDPLPTIGTCKALYPFEGQNEGTISMAEGEMLYVIEEDKGDGWTRVRRNEDEEGYVPTSYIKLCLDASAKENLNEGAWKDPEFHMSM